One genomic window of Myxococcus xanthus includes the following:
- a CDS encoding carbon-nitrogen hydrolase family protein, which produces MDTATDLVELFALQPRVSLEDYASPAAFAARHRALAAKVDALRARDASGQPRYPALAVWPESVGAPLLFLGHMHRVRQSTSLQGALKRVRLSEAWGVWNAWSDFRPPSLTECIYAARAPLVHRTLWNTFSGIARDFGLWVVAGSALLPAGRRGEGSPDFEPFSARTYNTSYTFSPEGNCVAAARKANLVPSWEDGLHLSPGRPEDLAVLQTPFGKLATLIGYDGFAQPHTRDEPWFAPCAQYLDAMRVDVLAHPAIHAGPWARSAQGERWRHEGLPAQLRTLRNVRYVVSAQQVGSLLGGTFEAASHILERTASGDVRVLAQAQTTQEEDVVHAIVPTAAHGTP; this is translated from the coding sequence GTGGACACGGCCACCGACCTCGTCGAACTGTTCGCCCTCCAGCCCCGCGTCTCGCTGGAGGACTACGCCTCTCCGGCGGCCTTCGCCGCGCGACACCGTGCGCTGGCCGCGAAGGTGGATGCCCTGCGCGCCCGGGATGCGTCAGGCCAGCCGCGCTATCCAGCGCTCGCCGTGTGGCCGGAGTCGGTGGGGGCGCCGTTGCTGTTCCTGGGCCACATGCACCGCGTGCGGCAAAGCACCTCACTCCAGGGTGCACTGAAACGCGTGCGCCTCTCCGAGGCCTGGGGGGTGTGGAATGCCTGGAGCGACTTCCGGCCACCGTCGCTGACGGAGTGCATCTACGCCGCGCGAGCGCCCCTCGTGCACCGGACGCTGTGGAACACCTTCTCTGGCATCGCGCGGGATTTCGGCCTGTGGGTGGTGGCGGGCAGTGCGCTGCTGCCCGCCGGCCGCCGGGGGGAGGGCTCGCCGGACTTCGAGCCCTTCAGCGCGCGCACCTACAACACCAGCTACACCTTCTCGCCCGAAGGCAACTGCGTCGCGGCTGCGCGCAAGGCCAACCTGGTGCCCTCCTGGGAAGACGGGCTGCACCTGAGCCCTGGCCGCCCGGAGGACCTGGCCGTGCTCCAGACGCCCTTCGGAAAGCTGGCGACCCTCATCGGTTATGACGGCTTCGCCCAGCCGCATACCCGCGACGAGCCCTGGTTCGCCCCCTGCGCGCAATACCTCGACGCCATGCGAGTGGATGTCCTCGCCCATCCCGCCATCCACGCCGGGCCATGGGCACGCTCTGCCCAAGGCGAGCGCTGGCGACACGAAGGCCTGCCCGCGCAGCTCCGCACGCTCCGGAACGTGCGCTACGTGGTGAGCGCGCAGCAGGTGGGCAGTCTGCTCGGCGGCACCTTCGAAGCCGCCTCACACATCCTGGAGCGCACGGCCTCCGGCGACGTGCGCGTGCTCGCCCAGGCCCAGACGACGCAGGAGGAGGACGTGGTGCACGCCATCGTCCCCACCGCGGCACACGGCACGCCTTAG
- a CDS encoding isopenicillin N synthase family dioxygenase: MSPTQRRIPVVNLSHYRTGTPQERARFVQVFGDGIKEFGFVTVEGHGIDDGLIRRTYTDVERFFALPEATKAQYAQAGHGGQRGYIGYGQEHAKNRQVGDLKEFWHVGRELPPDHKYHALYGPNVWPTEVSTFREHTLSLFNALDGAAGVMLQALAEYFGVARDTFSGMATDGNSVLRLIHYPPLKERFIPGGVRAAEHEDINLITLLCEGTASGLELLTRDGEWLPVDTLRGQIVVDSGDMLSRVTNEIIPATTHRVVNPRSKEEDTVRYSMPFFVHPYADCVLQALPCTQTADTPARHAPITADAFLKQRLRENGLLK; this comes from the coding sequence ATGTCGCCAACCCAGCGCCGCATCCCCGTCGTCAACCTGTCCCATTACCGCACGGGCACACCCCAGGAGCGCGCCCGCTTCGTGCAGGTGTTCGGCGACGGCATCAAGGAGTTCGGCTTCGTCACGGTGGAAGGCCACGGCATCGACGACGGCCTCATCCGGCGCACGTACACGGACGTGGAGCGCTTCTTCGCCCTGCCCGAGGCCACCAAGGCCCAGTACGCCCAGGCGGGGCACGGCGGCCAGCGCGGCTACATCGGCTACGGTCAGGAGCACGCGAAGAACCGCCAGGTGGGAGACCTGAAGGAGTTCTGGCACGTGGGCCGCGAGCTCCCACCTGACCACAAGTACCACGCGCTCTATGGCCCCAACGTGTGGCCCACCGAGGTGTCCACCTTCCGCGAGCACACGCTGTCGCTCTTCAACGCGCTGGATGGCGCGGCGGGCGTCATGCTCCAGGCGCTGGCCGAGTACTTCGGCGTGGCGCGCGACACCTTCAGCGGCATGGCCACGGACGGCAACTCCGTGCTGCGGCTCATCCACTACCCGCCGCTGAAGGAGCGCTTCATCCCCGGGGGCGTGCGCGCCGCCGAGCATGAGGACATCAACCTCATCACCCTCCTCTGCGAGGGCACGGCGTCCGGCCTGGAGCTGCTCACCCGCGACGGGGAGTGGCTGCCGGTGGACACACTGCGCGGACAGATTGTCGTCGACTCGGGCGACATGCTCAGCCGCGTGACGAACGAAATCATCCCCGCCACTACGCACCGGGTGGTGAACCCGCGCAGCAAGGAAGAGGACACGGTGCGCTACTCGATGCCCTTCTTCGTCCATCCCTACGCGGACTGCGTGCTCCAGGCGCTGCCCTGCACCCAGACGGCGGACACCCCGGCGCGCCACGCGCCCATCACCGCGGATGCCTTCCTCAAGCAGCGGCTGCGCGAGAATGGCTTGCTGAAGTAA